A window of Nicotiana sylvestris chromosome 8, ASM39365v2, whole genome shotgun sequence genomic DNA:
tcggtgttccgtctggaaagttgttgggattcagaGTCAgtcgtcgaggtattgaattagacccgtcaaagatcaaagctatccatgAGTTgtcacctccaaagaacaagaccgaggtgatgagtctattggggagattgaattacatcaactggtttattgctcagctcacgacaacttgtgagcccatcttcaaactgttaaagaatgATGTTACGgttaagtggacagatgaatgtcaggaagcatttgataagataaaggtgTACTTGtgaaacccacctgtgttggtcccaccagaaccagggagacctttgattctgtatttgacggtcttggacaattcatttggatatgTGTAGGGATAGCATGACATCAccagcaggaaggagcaggccatatattatctcaataagaaattcacatcttacgaggttaagtacactcatcttgagaggacgtgttgcgccctaacttgggtagcccagaagctgaaacattatttgacATCTTATACTAATTACCTCATCTcttgcttggatccattgaagtatatcttccagaagcctatgcccacgggaaggctcgcaaagtggcagattttgctcataaaatttgacatcgtctacgtgactaggactgcaatgaaagcccaggcgttggtTTCTCATTTGGTTGGGAACCCAgtagatgaagaatatgagcctttgaaaacttatttacctgatgaagaggtattgcacattgatgagttggaatagGTCGAAATTCCAGGATGGAAATGTTTCTTTGATGGggttgctaacatgaaaggcgttgggataggagtggtacttatttctgaaatagggcatcactaccctgttatggctcagtttcagttctactgtactaacaacatggctgagtacggggcatgcattttgggtttgaggatgtctgtggatatgggtgtccagaaAGTCTTTGTCTTGGGtaactcggaccttctggtgcaccagattcagggagagtgGGAAACACTGGATTTAAAACTCATTCTgtatcgacaatgtttacatgatctttgtcagcgattccaatcaatagagttcaggcatattccgaggattcatACTGAGGTTGttgatgccttggctactctggcatcaatgttacatcatccggataaggcttatgtcgACCCATTGCATATTCAGATCCATgaccag
This region includes:
- the LOC138875313 gene encoding uncharacterized protein; translated protein: MAEYGACILGLRMSVDMGVQKVFVLGNSDLLVHQIQGEWETLDLKLILYRQCLHDLCQRFQSIEFRHIPRIHTEVVDALATLASMLHHPDKAYVDPLHIQIHDQHAYCNVVEEELDGEPWFHDIKEYIRMVVYPVQATGD